A section of the Bombus huntii isolate Logan2020A chromosome 5, iyBomHunt1.1, whole genome shotgun sequence genome encodes:
- the LOC126866090 gene encoding protein sprint isoform X7, with protein sequence MLITKYTTILLQSTNQHILRSDVFLEPYLQQHGTVQVVSSPSTPPPNPLQHHQLTQLHHVQSEESLSSEGSATSGGSSSSTEDSGSEVACDITLIERLIRSHPIWFLPGIQRAGAFHLLQGKEEGNFVVRQSSQSDTMALSVRLPPGKGPYIEHYLIQANKGKLSLETSENRFDNIPSLIAHYSQCCDELPVQLTLPRAMREAKNRQQLSSLALLGQEFWRYPMANPKPPESSSSNTSSLSSFRGGNNNLNNNNNNIHTPTTESIVLNLAPISSHDTRSSSPTGALTTITFASSLPRQPRPTPPNTLNLTTFNEPLDLKKEKISPGDKLSQKLISPNLVQSVRCPSPVVHNVESNVLSPVQDTKVSFESKTMAETSKSTMVELSRTRFSSVSTSMMNFHQNVSTFNNLSCTTSPVLPEIRNIIAENHSVGQNVKTPPPPPPRWAKPAIGPNQNNFSVTTTVTFNVNHSNDVGSSQNTPSDPNTSLLSPQSATSNKSLTSNFSVKSPLSPTTPILSPMSKLVPNTGVKTPNVLSPTTPSSTSKSKRRRDREARKNSQHYQESDILESYYRSSPGDKISDYEDIWNTTDQSNHSTWSPNDKLARNDGPANPQDRLRNSNDRLMVPDRVANANSERNFNERLPTSEQLIVRNDRMIVRNDKSIGNEKLSYKEMTSPEFSSFKPAQEAKPVEQSNGSPEETGMGRRPDLLSRVSGSANSLNSPSTVTPPRNKLGLMLAKSESNSPLTPESKQGSPFYAEPADAIAQSAAIIPRRRPRNNPATNKYRHSEPGWLQNPVGANSNQLHPIDWEESEETEDKTPLISSSVDNLAKRLGTKETKKIPRAKPVQPPKIRTKVFNDTSWAVDSSWEFIGNEGDDCDPDYDCDADYEGDNVARKFPDEECDRDVVGNTLTVQSIILQRYPELLKPPDTSESLYSDRNSSYDNVEKRNEREEAGDTRKDQTYDSSEWETPLETDESDVERMKRNKSFKERLDPLLSPPRLQALRNRDNGGTGSSIRSYALQLAADKTTTFSQNIDNFIQCTKEGKEASPHVVMRNMRQFMSGMKNYLVKHGEKEFEKEVEKERLKLKANEFLNLDAILEGVMMNLVVRPLREHVYRLFVDHYATTGSLQTLAESIQHAQGKHIQDLGVRPKIIPPSEPNLERILKCIDRLQKADSPLDKLENLLAAFSAIFNSVKHANSGKHLALGADDLLPLLVWVLVRGRVVDAEVEAEYMWGLLHPSLLTGEGGYYLTTLSSAVHVLKTFKSSQGTMSTLNGCGTPDCSSVLRILVPDELHGSLNTRTLPVRPNMNTREICRILAHKIRCTNPQDYGLFKLVQGEETLLGDHECPQELSHCLFAYKRIDAKIAWPKTSS encoded by the exons AACTTCGTAGTCCGCCAGTCAAGTCAGAGCGACACGATGGCCCTGTCCGTGCGGCTGCCACCAGGAAAGGGACCGTACATCGAGCACTACCTGATCCAAGCCAACAAGGGGAAGCTGAGCTTGGAGACCAGCGAGAACAGGTTCGACAACATCCCCTCGCTGATCGCCCACTATTCTCAGTGTTG TGACGAATTGCCGGTCCAATTGACACTGCCAAGGGCGATGCGCGAGGCCAAGAATAGGCAGCAGCTCTCCTCCCTGGCGCTTCTGGGTCAGGAATTCTGGAGATACCCGATGGCGAATCCGAAACCACCGGagagcagcagcagcaacacgTCTAGCTTAAGCAGTTTCCGGGGTG GTAACAATAATTTgaataacaacaataacaatatTCATACGCCGACGACGGAGAGTATCGTGTTGAATTTGGCGCCAATCTCGTCGCATGATACCC GAAGCTCGTCGCCTACAGGCGCCTTGACGACAATCACATTCGCGTCGTCGTTGCCTCGACAGCCTCGTCCAACGCCACCAAACACCTTGAATTTGACAACCTTCAACGAGCCTTTGGACCTGAAGAAAGAGAAGATCTCACCAGGCGACAAACTGTCTCAGAAATTAATCTCCCCTAATCTGGTGCAGAGCGTTCGTTGCCCTTCACCCGTGGTTCACAACGTGGAGAGTAACGTGCTGAGTCCTGTCCAGGACACCAAAGTCAGCTTCGAATCGAAAACCATGGCAGAGACTTCGAAATCGACGATGGTCGAACTGTCCAGGACCAGATTCTCCTCTGTCAGCACTTCCATGATGAATTTCCATCAAAACGTGTCGACGTTCAATAATCTGTCCTGCACCACGTCCCCTGTACTACCTGAGATAAGAAATATCATAGCGGAGAATCATTCTGTGGGACAGAACGTGAAAACGCCACCTCCGCCGCCTCCGAGATGGGCGAAACCAGCGATTGGCCCGAATCAGAATAATTTCAGCGTTACTACCACCGTGACGTTCAATGTCAATCACTCGAATGATGTCGGTAGCTCTCAG AACACCCCATCGGACCCCAACACTTCTCTATTGAGCCCACAGAGCGCCACGTCGAACAAGTCTCTGACCTCAAACTTCTCCGTGAAGTCACCCTTGTCTCCGACGACGCCGATACTCTCCCCAATGTCAAAACTAGTCCCAAACACAGGCGTCAAGACGCCCAACGTTCTTTCACCAACTACGCCATCCAGTACGAGCAAATCGAAACGAAGACGAGACCGAGAAGCTCGAAAGAACTCGCAACACTACCAAGAATCTGACATTTTGGAGTCGTACTATCGAAGTTCACCTGGAGATAAGATTTCGGACTACGAGGATATTTGGAATACTACCGATCAGTCGAACCACTCCACGTGGTCTCCCAACGACAAACTGGCCAGGAATGATGGACCAGCGAACCCTCAGGACCGACTGAGGAACTCGAACGATCGACTGATGGTCCCAGACAGAGTTGCAAATGCAAATTCCGAGAGAAATTTCAACGAACGACTACCAACGAGCGAGCAGTTGATAGTGAGGAACGACAGGATGATCGTGAGAAACGACAAGTCGATCGGTAATGAGAAATTGAGTTACAAGGAGATGACCAGTCCCGAGTTTAGCAGTTTTAAGCCTGCTCAGGAGGCGAAGCCTGTAGAGCAGAGCAATGGATCGCCGGAAGAAACAGGAATGGGCAGGAGACCTGATCTGTTATCTCGAGTCT CAGGTAGCGCGAATTCCTTGAACAGTCCCAGCACAGTGACACCTCCCAGGAACAAACTAGGCTTAATGCTGGCCAAATCTGAGAGCAACAGCCCCCTGACACCAGAGTCGAAGCAGGGTAGTCCGTTTTACGCGGAGCCAGCGGACGCTATCGCGCAGAGCGCGGCGATAATACCAAGAAGACGACCTAGGAACAACCCAGCAACGAACAAATATCGACACAGCGAACCAGGGTGGCTACAAAACCCAGTAGGTGCAAATTCTAATCAGCTGCATCCGATCGACTGGGAGGAATCGGAAGAAACGGAAGATAAGACGCCTCTGATCTCGTCTTCCGTGGATAATCTGGCCAAGAGACTCGGCACCAAAGAGACGAAAAAGATTCCACGTGCCAAGCCAGTACAACCACCAAAGATCAGGACCAAGGTGTTCAACGACACTTCCTGGGCCGTGGACTCCAGCTGGGAATTTATTG GCAACGAAGGGGACGACTGCGATCCGGACTACGACTGTGACGCGGATTACGAGGGCGACAACGTGGCCAGAAAGTTTCCGGACGAGGAGTGTGACAGGGACGTTGTTGGGAACACTTTGACCGTTCAGAGTATCATCCTCCAACG GTACCCAGAGCTGTTGAAACCGCCAGACACGTCGGAGTCGCTTTACAGCGACAGGAACTCCTCGTACGACAACGTCGAGAAGAGGAACGAAAGAGAGGAGGCTGGAGACACCAGGAAGGACCAAACTTATGACTCTTCCGAGTGGGAGACGCCATTGGAGACGGACGAAAGCGACGTGGAGAGGATGAAGAGGAACAAGAGCTTCAAAGAACGACTGGACCCTCTTCTCT CTCCTCCGAGGTTGCAAGCCCTCAGGAATCGTGACAACGGAGGCACAGGCTCCAGCATAAGGTCGTACGCCTTGCAGCTAGCCGCTGACAAAACTACCACCTTCTCTCAGAATATCGATAATTTCATCCAATGCacgaaagaagggaaagaagcCAGTCCGCACGTGGTTATGAGAAACATGAGACAGTTCATGTCTGGAATGAAAAACTATTTGGTGAAACACGGCGAAAAGGAGTTCGAGAAAGAAGTGGAGAAGGAAAGATTGAAGCTGAAGGCGAATGAATTTTTGAATCTGGACGCGATTTTGGAGGGCGTGATGATGAACCTGGTGGTCAGACCGCTCAGGGAACATGTTTACAGACTGTTTGTGGATCATTACGCGACCACCGGTTCGTTGCAAACCCTCGCCGAGAGCATTCAACACGCCCAAGGGAAACACATTCAGGATCTCGGCGTTCGA CCAAAGATCATACCCCCATCGGAGCCCAATTTGGAACGAATCCTCAAGTGCATCGATCGTCTTCAGAAGGCGGATTCACCTTTGGATAAGCTGGAAAACCTTCTCGCAGCTTTTTCGGCAATTTTCAACTCT GTAAAACACGCAAATTCTGGTAAACATTTGGCGCTGGGTGCCGACGACCTCCTTCCTCTTCTAGTTTGGGTGTTGGTTCGTGGCAGAGTTGTGGACGCTGAAGTGGAGGCTGAGTACATGTGGGGCTTGCTTCATCCCTCTCTTCTCACTGGCGAAGGGGGATATTATCTGACGACCTTGTCCAGCGCAGTTCACGTTTTGAAGACGTTCAAGTCCAGCCAGGGAACGATGTCCACTTTAAAT GGCTGTGGAACACCAGACTGTTCATCCGTACTACGAATCTTAGTGCCAGATGAACTGCATGGATCCCTGAACACCAGAACGTTGCCTGTGCGACCAAATATGAACACGAGAGAGATCTGTCGCATTCTTGCACATAAAATTAGATGCACCAACCCCCAGGACTATGGACTGTTCAAACTGGTTCAAGGGGAAG AAACCTTACTCGGTGACCACGAGTGTCCGCAAGAACTCTCTCACTGCCTTTTCGCTTACAAGCGGATCGACGCGAAGATAGCCTGGCCGAAGACCAGTTCTTAA
- the LOC126866090 gene encoding protein sprint isoform X6 produces the protein MVSRQRRVVVDKSDRVLRQSSWSDVFLEPYLQQHGTVQVVSSPSTPPPNPLQHHQLTQLHHVQSEESLSSEGSATSGGSSSSTEDSGSEVACDITLIERLIRSHPIWFLPGIQRAGAFHLLQGKEEGNFVVRQSSQSDTMALSVRLPPGKGPYIEHYLIQANKGKLSLETSENRFDNIPSLIAHYSQCCDELPVQLTLPRAMREAKNRQQLSSLALLGQEFWRYPMANPKPPESSSSNTSSLSSFRGGNNNLNNNNNNIHTPTTESIVLNLAPISSHDTRSSSPTGALTTITFASSLPRQPRPTPPNTLNLTTFNEPLDLKKEKISPGDKLSQKLISPNLVQSVRCPSPVVHNVESNVLSPVQDTKVSFESKTMAETSKSTMVELSRTRFSSVSTSMMNFHQNVSTFNNLSCTTSPVLPEIRNIIAENHSVGQNVKTPPPPPPRWAKPAIGPNQNNFSVTTTVTFNVNHSNDVGSSQNTPSDPNTSLLSPQSATSNKSLTSNFSVKSPLSPTTPILSPMSKLVPNTGVKTPNVLSPTTPSSTSKSKRRRDREARKNSQHYQESDILESYYRSSPGDKISDYEDIWNTTDQSNHSTWSPNDKLARNDGPANPQDRLRNSNDRLMVPDRVANANSERNFNERLPTSEQLIVRNDRMIVRNDKSIGNEKLSYKEMTSPEFSSFKPAQEAKPVEQSNGSPEETGMGRRPDLLSRVSGSANSLNSPSTVTPPRNKLGLMLAKSESNSPLTPESKQGSPFYAEPADAIAQSAAIIPRRRPRNNPATNKYRHSEPGWLQNPVGANSNQLHPIDWEESEETEDKTPLISSSVDNLAKRLGTKETKKIPRAKPVQPPKIRTKVFNDTSWAVDSSWEFIGNEGDDCDPDYDCDADYEGDNVARKFPDEECDRDVVGNTLTVQSIILQRYPELLKPPDTSESLYSDRNSSYDNVEKRNEREEAGDTRKDQTYDSSEWETPLETDESDVERMKRNKSFKERLDPLLSPPRLQALRNRDNGGTGSSIRSYALQLAADKTTTFSQNIDNFIQCTKEGKEASPHVVMRNMRQFMSGMKNYLVKHGEKEFEKEVEKERLKLKANEFLNLDAILEGVMMNLVVRPLREHVYRLFVDHYATTGSLQTLAESIQHAQGKHIQDLGVRPKIIPPSEPNLERILKCIDRLQKADSPLDKLENLLAAFSAIFNSVKHANSGKHLALGADDLLPLLVWVLVRGRVVDAEVEAEYMWGLLHPSLLTGEGGYYLTTLSSAVHVLKTFKSSQGTMSTLNGCGTPDCSSVLRILVPDELHGSLNTRTLPVRPNMNTREICRILAHKIRCTNPQDYGLFKLVQGEETLLGDHECPQELSHCLFAYKRIDAKIAWPKTSS, from the exons AACTTCGTAGTCCGCCAGTCAAGTCAGAGCGACACGATGGCCCTGTCCGTGCGGCTGCCACCAGGAAAGGGACCGTACATCGAGCACTACCTGATCCAAGCCAACAAGGGGAAGCTGAGCTTGGAGACCAGCGAGAACAGGTTCGACAACATCCCCTCGCTGATCGCCCACTATTCTCAGTGTTG TGACGAATTGCCGGTCCAATTGACACTGCCAAGGGCGATGCGCGAGGCCAAGAATAGGCAGCAGCTCTCCTCCCTGGCGCTTCTGGGTCAGGAATTCTGGAGATACCCGATGGCGAATCCGAAACCACCGGagagcagcagcagcaacacgTCTAGCTTAAGCAGTTTCCGGGGTG GTAACAATAATTTgaataacaacaataacaatatTCATACGCCGACGACGGAGAGTATCGTGTTGAATTTGGCGCCAATCTCGTCGCATGATACCC GAAGCTCGTCGCCTACAGGCGCCTTGACGACAATCACATTCGCGTCGTCGTTGCCTCGACAGCCTCGTCCAACGCCACCAAACACCTTGAATTTGACAACCTTCAACGAGCCTTTGGACCTGAAGAAAGAGAAGATCTCACCAGGCGACAAACTGTCTCAGAAATTAATCTCCCCTAATCTGGTGCAGAGCGTTCGTTGCCCTTCACCCGTGGTTCACAACGTGGAGAGTAACGTGCTGAGTCCTGTCCAGGACACCAAAGTCAGCTTCGAATCGAAAACCATGGCAGAGACTTCGAAATCGACGATGGTCGAACTGTCCAGGACCAGATTCTCCTCTGTCAGCACTTCCATGATGAATTTCCATCAAAACGTGTCGACGTTCAATAATCTGTCCTGCACCACGTCCCCTGTACTACCTGAGATAAGAAATATCATAGCGGAGAATCATTCTGTGGGACAGAACGTGAAAACGCCACCTCCGCCGCCTCCGAGATGGGCGAAACCAGCGATTGGCCCGAATCAGAATAATTTCAGCGTTACTACCACCGTGACGTTCAATGTCAATCACTCGAATGATGTCGGTAGCTCTCAG AACACCCCATCGGACCCCAACACTTCTCTATTGAGCCCACAGAGCGCCACGTCGAACAAGTCTCTGACCTCAAACTTCTCCGTGAAGTCACCCTTGTCTCCGACGACGCCGATACTCTCCCCAATGTCAAAACTAGTCCCAAACACAGGCGTCAAGACGCCCAACGTTCTTTCACCAACTACGCCATCCAGTACGAGCAAATCGAAACGAAGACGAGACCGAGAAGCTCGAAAGAACTCGCAACACTACCAAGAATCTGACATTTTGGAGTCGTACTATCGAAGTTCACCTGGAGATAAGATTTCGGACTACGAGGATATTTGGAATACTACCGATCAGTCGAACCACTCCACGTGGTCTCCCAACGACAAACTGGCCAGGAATGATGGACCAGCGAACCCTCAGGACCGACTGAGGAACTCGAACGATCGACTGATGGTCCCAGACAGAGTTGCAAATGCAAATTCCGAGAGAAATTTCAACGAACGACTACCAACGAGCGAGCAGTTGATAGTGAGGAACGACAGGATGATCGTGAGAAACGACAAGTCGATCGGTAATGAGAAATTGAGTTACAAGGAGATGACCAGTCCCGAGTTTAGCAGTTTTAAGCCTGCTCAGGAGGCGAAGCCTGTAGAGCAGAGCAATGGATCGCCGGAAGAAACAGGAATGGGCAGGAGACCTGATCTGTTATCTCGAGTCT CAGGTAGCGCGAATTCCTTGAACAGTCCCAGCACAGTGACACCTCCCAGGAACAAACTAGGCTTAATGCTGGCCAAATCTGAGAGCAACAGCCCCCTGACACCAGAGTCGAAGCAGGGTAGTCCGTTTTACGCGGAGCCAGCGGACGCTATCGCGCAGAGCGCGGCGATAATACCAAGAAGACGACCTAGGAACAACCCAGCAACGAACAAATATCGACACAGCGAACCAGGGTGGCTACAAAACCCAGTAGGTGCAAATTCTAATCAGCTGCATCCGATCGACTGGGAGGAATCGGAAGAAACGGAAGATAAGACGCCTCTGATCTCGTCTTCCGTGGATAATCTGGCCAAGAGACTCGGCACCAAAGAGACGAAAAAGATTCCACGTGCCAAGCCAGTACAACCACCAAAGATCAGGACCAAGGTGTTCAACGACACTTCCTGGGCCGTGGACTCCAGCTGGGAATTTATTG GCAACGAAGGGGACGACTGCGATCCGGACTACGACTGTGACGCGGATTACGAGGGCGACAACGTGGCCAGAAAGTTTCCGGACGAGGAGTGTGACAGGGACGTTGTTGGGAACACTTTGACCGTTCAGAGTATCATCCTCCAACG GTACCCAGAGCTGTTGAAACCGCCAGACACGTCGGAGTCGCTTTACAGCGACAGGAACTCCTCGTACGACAACGTCGAGAAGAGGAACGAAAGAGAGGAGGCTGGAGACACCAGGAAGGACCAAACTTATGACTCTTCCGAGTGGGAGACGCCATTGGAGACGGACGAAAGCGACGTGGAGAGGATGAAGAGGAACAAGAGCTTCAAAGAACGACTGGACCCTCTTCTCT CTCCTCCGAGGTTGCAAGCCCTCAGGAATCGTGACAACGGAGGCACAGGCTCCAGCATAAGGTCGTACGCCTTGCAGCTAGCCGCTGACAAAACTACCACCTTCTCTCAGAATATCGATAATTTCATCCAATGCacgaaagaagggaaagaagcCAGTCCGCACGTGGTTATGAGAAACATGAGACAGTTCATGTCTGGAATGAAAAACTATTTGGTGAAACACGGCGAAAAGGAGTTCGAGAAAGAAGTGGAGAAGGAAAGATTGAAGCTGAAGGCGAATGAATTTTTGAATCTGGACGCGATTTTGGAGGGCGTGATGATGAACCTGGTGGTCAGACCGCTCAGGGAACATGTTTACAGACTGTTTGTGGATCATTACGCGACCACCGGTTCGTTGCAAACCCTCGCCGAGAGCATTCAACACGCCCAAGGGAAACACATTCAGGATCTCGGCGTTCGA CCAAAGATCATACCCCCATCGGAGCCCAATTTGGAACGAATCCTCAAGTGCATCGATCGTCTTCAGAAGGCGGATTCACCTTTGGATAAGCTGGAAAACCTTCTCGCAGCTTTTTCGGCAATTTTCAACTCT GTAAAACACGCAAATTCTGGTAAACATTTGGCGCTGGGTGCCGACGACCTCCTTCCTCTTCTAGTTTGGGTGTTGGTTCGTGGCAGAGTTGTGGACGCTGAAGTGGAGGCTGAGTACATGTGGGGCTTGCTTCATCCCTCTCTTCTCACTGGCGAAGGGGGATATTATCTGACGACCTTGTCCAGCGCAGTTCACGTTTTGAAGACGTTCAAGTCCAGCCAGGGAACGATGTCCACTTTAAAT GGCTGTGGAACACCAGACTGTTCATCCGTACTACGAATCTTAGTGCCAGATGAACTGCATGGATCCCTGAACACCAGAACGTTGCCTGTGCGACCAAATATGAACACGAGAGAGATCTGTCGCATTCTTGCACATAAAATTAGATGCACCAACCCCCAGGACTATGGACTGTTCAAACTGGTTCAAGGGGAAG AAACCTTACTCGGTGACCACGAGTGTCCGCAAGAACTCTCTCACTGCCTTTTCGCTTACAAGCGGATCGACGCGAAGATAGCCTGGCCGAAGACCAGTTCTTAA